Proteins from a genomic interval of Prevotella sp. E13-27:
- a CDS encoding cation:proton antiporter, with the protein MSELPALIQDLALILMVAGVVTIIFKKLKQPLVLGYIMAGFLVSPHMPYTTSVVDMSNIKLWADIGVMFLLFSLGLDFSFKKILKMGASPIISTISIIFCMTILGVCVGFAFGWPKMDCIFLGGMLAMSSTTIIYKAFGDLGLRQQQFAGLVMSVLILEDILAIVMMVMLSAIASGSNPDGGQMIGSIVKIGFFLILWLVVGIFAVPLFLRSVRKLINAEVLLIVSLGLCCAMAVFSTKVGFSSAFGAFIMGSILAETVEAENIEKVVEPVKNLFGAIFFVSVGMLVDPKILVDYAIPIFVLVMTIIIGQSVFGSFSFMLGGESLKSAMRCGFSMAQIGEFSFIIASLGLGLGVISDFLYPVVVAVSVITTFLTPYMIRFALPVYNAIEPRLPSRLISLLNRLSMSHPDSTEHNKWKSLLTQMGVNVVVYSILSSAVITLMFMFFHPFMAKMLPQSWYASAVTALVSVTLIAPFLRAMVVKKNRSEEWKALWAESNRNHMPLIFTFVVRVVIAASFVFYILHHMFDFGFVIMFFAGVGIVFLMVFSRSIKHNSIMLERLFINNLRSRDIEAQVHGKKRPLYEGRLLDRDIHIADFEVPGNSQWMGQTLRQLNLGQKYGVHVSSILRGGFRLNIPDGDFIIFPHDRLQVIGSDDQLAKFSAAIEGETLGEDAELEKREMKLRQIIIGGDSPFIGQTLKDSDIRRKYSIMVVGLEEGEENLSPFRPDRKFQEGDIVWVVGEQESLDALIGEK; encoded by the coding sequence ATGTCAGAACTTCCAGCACTTATACAAGATTTAGCACTCATACTGATGGTTGCAGGGGTGGTGACTATCATTTTCAAAAAACTGAAACAGCCACTCGTGCTGGGATATATCATGGCTGGATTCCTCGTGTCGCCACACATGCCATATACGACTAGTGTTGTTGACATGTCGAACATCAAGCTGTGGGCAGACATTGGAGTGATGTTCCTGCTGTTCTCACTGGGACTGGACTTCTCGTTCAAGAAAATCCTGAAGATGGGAGCATCGCCGATAATATCGACGATAAGCATAATCTTCTGCATGACGATACTGGGAGTGTGCGTGGGCTTCGCCTTCGGATGGCCTAAGATGGACTGCATATTCTTAGGTGGTATGCTCGCCATGTCATCGACAACCATTATATATAAGGCATTTGGAGACCTGGGACTAAGACAGCAGCAGTTTGCAGGACTGGTGATGTCGGTGCTCATATTGGAGGATATACTCGCCATAGTGATGATGGTTATGCTGAGCGCCATAGCAAGCGGCTCGAACCCTGACGGAGGACAGATGATAGGCAGCATAGTAAAAATAGGATTCTTCCTCATACTGTGGCTCGTGGTGGGCATCTTCGCCGTGCCACTGTTCCTGCGCTCTGTGCGCAAGCTCATCAATGCTGAGGTGCTGCTTATAGTGTCGCTGGGACTGTGCTGCGCCATGGCGGTATTCTCAACGAAGGTGGGATTCTCGTCGGCATTCGGAGCATTTATCATGGGAAGCATACTGGCAGAGACAGTGGAGGCAGAGAATATTGAGAAGGTCGTGGAGCCAGTGAAGAACCTCTTTGGAGCCATATTCTTCGTGTCAGTGGGCATGCTTGTAGATCCAAAGATACTCGTTGACTATGCCATTCCCATCTTCGTGCTCGTGATGACGATTATCATAGGACAGAGCGTATTCGGCTCGTTCTCGTTCATGCTTGGCGGAGAGTCGCTGAAGTCGGCCATGCGCTGCGGATTTTCAATGGCTCAGATAGGTGAGTTCTCGTTTATCATAGCCTCGCTGGGACTGGGACTGGGAGTGATAAGCGATTTCCTCTATCCTGTGGTGGTGGCGGTGAGTGTCATCACGACGTTCCTCACACCTTACATGATTCGCTTCGCACTGCCCGTTTATAACGCCATTGAACCTCGACTGCCGTCACGATTGATAAGCCTGTTGAATCGTCTGTCGATGAGCCATCCTGATTCTACGGAGCACAACAAGTGGAAGTCGCTGCTCACTCAGATGGGCGTCAACGTGGTGGTGTACAGCATACTGTCATCGGCTGTCATAACGCTGATGTTCATGTTCTTCCATCCTTTCATGGCAAAGATGCTGCCACAGTCGTGGTATGCCAGCGCCGTGACGGCTCTTGTCAGCGTGACGCTCATTGCACCGTTCCTGCGCGCTATGGTGGTGAAGAAGAATCGCTCTGAGGAGTGGAAGGCACTATGGGCAGAGAGCAATCGTAACCATATGCCACTCATCTTCACGTTTGTGGTGAGGGTGGTCATTGCGGCAAGCTTCGTGTTCTACATACTTCATCACATGTTTGACTTCGGATTTGTCATCATGTTCTTCGCTGGTGTGGGCATAGTGTTCCTCATGGTGTTCTCGAGAAGCATAAAACATAACAGCATAATGCTGGAGCGCCTGTTCATAAACAATCTGCGTTCGCGCGACATTGAGGCGCAGGTGCACGGAAAGAAGCGTCCGCTATATGAGGGACGTCTGCTCGACCGTGATATACATATTGCTGATTTCGAGGTGCCTGGAAACTCACAATGGATGGGACAGACGCTGAGACAGCTGAATCTCGGACAGAAATATGGCGTACATGTGAGCAGCATCTTGCGTGGAGGATTCCGCCTGAACATTCCTGATGGTGACTTCATCATCTTCCCTCATGACCGATTGCAGGTCATTGGAAGCGACGATCAGCTGGCAAAGTTCAGTGCAGCCATAGAGGGCGAGACACTGGGCGAGGATGCTGAGCTGGAGAAGCGCGAGATGAAGCTGCGCCAGATAATAATTGGCGGTGACAGTCCGTTTATTGGTCAGACGCTTAAAGACAGCGACATACGCCGCAAATACAGCATCATGGTTGTAGGACTGGAAGAGGGCGAAGAGAACCTGTCGCCATTCCGTCCAGATCGTAAGTTCCAAGAGGGCGACATTGTCTGGGTGGTAGGCGAGCAAGAGAGTCTCGATGCACTCATCGGAGAAAAATAA
- the pepT gene encoding peptidase T yields MNIIERFLNYTKFDTQSAEESETVPSTKKQLVFAEYLKKEMEAEGLSDVEMDDKGYLYGTLPANLEGTGLDESQVPTIGFISHYDTSPDCSGANIKPRIVENYDGKDIVLSEGMVLGPKKFPELLSHVGEDLIVTDGHTLLGADDKAGIAEIMQAMCYLRDHKEIRHGKVRVAFNPDEEIGMGAHHFDVKKFGCQWGYTMDGGDVGELEYENFNAASAKITIKGVSVHPGYAKGKMVNANRLAVEFAAMLPANETPETTEGYEGFYHLIGMQTNTELGKLSYIIRDHDREKFEARKAYIKRCADEMNAKYGEGTVSCEVNDQYYNMKEMVDPQRHVIDLVMKAMKEAGVEPKVKPIRGGTDGAQLSFKGLPCPNIFAGGLNFHGPYEFVPIQSMEKAMNVIVKTVEILTTDFRDYRL; encoded by the coding sequence ATGAATATCATTGAGAGATTCCTGAATTATACGAAGTTCGACACACAGTCGGCAGAAGAGAGTGAGACAGTGCCAAGCACCAAGAAACAGCTGGTGTTTGCTGAATATCTGAAGAAAGAGATGGAGGCAGAGGGACTGTCTGACGTGGAGATGGATGACAAAGGCTATCTGTATGGCACTCTGCCTGCAAACCTGGAGGGAACAGGGCTTGACGAGAGCCAGGTGCCCACAATAGGTTTTATTTCGCACTACGACACAAGCCCCGACTGCTCTGGTGCAAATATTAAGCCGAGGATAGTGGAGAACTATGACGGAAAAGACATTGTGCTGTCAGAGGGAATGGTGCTCGGACCAAAGAAGTTTCCTGAGCTACTGTCACACGTGGGCGAGGACCTGATAGTGACTGACGGACATACTCTGCTGGGCGCTGACGACAAGGCGGGCATAGCTGAGATTATGCAGGCCATGTGCTATCTGCGCGACCATAAGGAGATAAGACACGGAAAGGTGCGCGTGGCGTTTAACCCCGATGAGGAGATAGGCATGGGCGCTCATCACTTCGACGTGAAGAAGTTCGGCTGTCAGTGGGGCTACACCATGGACGGCGGTGATGTGGGTGAGCTGGAGTATGAGAACTTCAACGCTGCATCGGCAAAGATCACCATAAAGGGTGTGAGCGTACACCCAGGATATGCCAAAGGAAAAATGGTCAACGCTAACCGACTGGCAGTGGAGTTTGCGGCAATGCTGCCTGCCAACGAGACTCCTGAGACGACAGAGGGCTACGAGGGATTCTATCATCTCATTGGCATGCAGACAAATACGGAGCTGGGCAAGCTGAGCTACATAATACGCGACCATGACCGCGAGAAGTTCGAGGCACGAAAGGCTTATATAAAAAGATGTGCCGACGAGATGAATGCTAAGTATGGCGAGGGAACGGTGAGCTGTGAGGTGAACGACCAGTACTATAACATGAAGGAGATGGTGGACCCACAGCGTCATGTGATAGACCTCGTGATGAAGGCTATGAAGGAGGCAGGCGTGGAGCCAAAGGTGAAGCCTATACGTGGAGGCACAGACGGCGCACAGCTGTCGTTCAAGGGACTGCCTTGTCCTAACATCTTCGCAGGTGGACTGAACTTCCACGGACCTTACGAGTTTGTGCCCATACAGTCTATGGAAAAGGCCATGAATGTCATCGTGAAGACTGTAGAGATTTTGACTACAGACTTTAGAGACTATAGACTTTAG
- a CDS encoding transglutaminase-like domain-containing protein: MRLLTLIPAPVTNEYQEISMLASNCGTFVDANATNKVLLYDGSFEDNRISVYESFKYKTKTVRIDFNDKSNKNICTDVDPNEYLYSDGSWIDIDNNTIKQIGDQLWNQSTSILDYAKRCYKYVAENFSYINGSWRTLEQILQTGGGECGDFTTLFVNLMRYKGIPARHNMGVWVNGGYHVWPDFYHEDYGWVPLDPTFKNANPNGDYFGRYDGNLIILSQGLTTFIGNDISMQNIPLQTYYYWYWYKGGSGNVSGVHITSKDYQVNAIEKVVANEKRTASIYNLMGIKQNGLRRGINIINGKKVFLK, from the coding sequence GTGAGATTACTCACTCTGATTCCTGCACCTGTAACAAACGAGTATCAGGAGATTAGTATGTTGGCATCAAACTGTGGTACATTTGTTGATGCCAATGCGACTAATAAGGTTTTATTGTATGATGGCTCTTTTGAAGACAACAGAATAAGTGTCTATGAGTCATTCAAATATAAGACAAAGACGGTACGTATAGATTTCAATGACAAATCAAACAAGAACATATGTACTGATGTTGATCCCAATGAATATCTTTATAGTGATGGCTCCTGGATTGATATTGACAACAATACCATCAAGCAAATTGGTGATCAATTGTGGAATCAGTCCACAAGCATCCTGGACTATGCCAAACGATGCTATAAATATGTGGCTGAAAACTTTAGTTATATAAATGGTAGCTGGCGTACACTTGAACAAATTCTTCAGACAGGGGGCGGCGAATGTGGAGACTTTACTACGCTGTTTGTTAATCTGATGAGATACAAGGGCATTCCAGCACGACATAACATGGGCGTATGGGTGAATGGCGGATACCATGTTTGGCCTGACTTTTACCATGAGGATTATGGTTGGGTACCTTTAGATCCTACATTCAAAAACGCCAATCCTAATGGGGATTATTTTGGCAGATATGACGGCAATCTGATAATTCTAAGTCAAGGACTGACAACATTCATAGGAAATGATATTAGTATGCAGAATATACCCCTGCAAACATACTATTATTGGTATTGGTACAAGGGTGGTTCTGGAAACGTTAGCGGTGTGCACATAACGAGCAAGGATTATCAAGTCAATGCTATTGAAAAAGTGGTGGCAAATGAAAAGAGAACGGCATCAATCTATAATCTAATGGGAATAAAGCAAAATGGCCTACGTCGTGGTATTAATATCATAAATGGCAAGAAAGTCTTTTTGAAATAA
- a CDS encoding ATP-binding protein: MAYYKRLIDEQLLRWKEAPRRKPLLIRGARQVGKSTAVRELSKQFRYFVEINLEKQPDLIQMFPEDIDVKKTCEKLSGTLGIPIVPDETLLFIDEIQISKEAIMSLRYFKEDYPELHVIAAGSLLEFALEELPSFGVGRIRSLYMYPFSFDEFLIAQGMELTVDYKKRATSEAPLPIKAHKDLTDQIRTFYLVGGMPAAVTEWIETHSYIEVSHVHTDILQTYEDDFNKYKKRVSPVLLRQVLRSVALQVGNKFVYAEASRDVHSSVVREALHLLTLAGLITPVKHTDGTGVPLGAEESNSYVKYLFFDLGVMLTMLDIPAADILTASDVDLVNKGGASEMFAGLEMKKYRDCFLKPEMHYWQNTAKWSNAEVDYLRVRNGIVLPVEVKANTQGSMQSLWIFMRKRKLHEAIRTSLENFGQFDHYDPEDELEKRHVDIIPLYALSNLEGQY, encoded by the coding sequence ATGGCATATTACAAGAGACTTATAGACGAACAGTTGCTCAGGTGGAAAGAAGCTCCACGCCGCAAACCGCTCCTAATTCGCGGAGCACGACAGGTGGGTAAGTCAACTGCTGTAAGGGAACTCAGCAAACAGTTCCGATACTTTGTGGAGATCAATTTGGAGAAACAGCCCGACTTGATTCAGATGTTTCCAGAGGACATTGACGTCAAAAAGACTTGTGAAAAGCTGAGCGGCACATTGGGCATTCCCATCGTGCCAGACGAGACGCTCCTGTTTATCGACGAAATCCAAATATCGAAAGAGGCCATCATGTCGCTGAGATATTTCAAGGAAGACTACCCTGAGTTGCATGTCATCGCAGCAGGGTCTCTACTTGAGTTTGCACTAGAAGAGCTACCATCTTTTGGTGTGGGCAGAATACGTTCGCTCTATATGTACCCATTCTCTTTCGATGAATTCCTAATAGCTCAAGGCATGGAGCTAACCGTAGATTACAAGAAGAGAGCCACAAGCGAGGCCCCACTACCCATAAAGGCACATAAGGATCTGACAGACCAGATACGTACTTTTTATCTGGTAGGTGGTATGCCCGCTGCTGTGACAGAGTGGATAGAGACACACAGTTACATCGAGGTGTCGCATGTTCACACGGATATCCTACAGACCTACGAGGATGACTTCAACAAATATAAAAAACGCGTTTCTCCTGTACTGCTCCGCCAGGTACTGCGTTCGGTGGCTCTTCAGGTGGGCAATAAATTTGTATATGCTGAAGCCTCAAGGGATGTGCACTCTTCGGTTGTAAGAGAGGCACTACACCTACTGACGCTTGCGGGATTGATAACTCCTGTAAAACATACAGATGGCACAGGTGTTCCTCTTGGTGCAGAGGAGAGCAACAGCTATGTGAAATACCTGTTCTTCGACTTAGGTGTGATGCTGACGATGCTTGACATCCCTGCAGCCGACATTCTGACGGCATCGGATGTGGATTTGGTGAACAAGGGTGGAGCATCGGAAATGTTTGCCGGTTTGGAAATGAAAAAGTATCGCGACTGTTTTCTGAAGCCAGAAATGCACTATTGGCAGAATACAGCCAAGTGGAGCAACGCAGAAGTGGACTATCTTAGAGTAAGAAATGGGATTGTACTGCCCGTGGAAGTGAAAGCCAACACGCAGGGTAGCATGCAGAGTCTTTGGATATTCATGAGAAAGCGCAAGCTGCATGAAGCAATCAGAACCTCACTTGAGAACTTCGGCCAATTTGACCACTATGATCCGGAAGATGAGTTAGAGAAGCGACATGTAGATATCATCCCACTTTATGCGCTGAGCAATCTTGAAGGTCAATATTAA
- a CDS encoding restriction endonuclease subunit S encodes MEEWKEYKLADVCSRLRSGKGIKSDSVLDAGPYPVIGGNGIRGYANESNFKGECAVIGRQGAYCGNVRFYEGEAYMTEHAVVVVGNELADTRFLACLLSLMHLGNLSAQSAQPGISVQTLSKQIVSLPSIDYQKRVSAVIKSLDEKIEVNRRINDNLEQQAQALFKSWFVDFEPFKDGEFVESELGMIPKGWRVGTLFDVAEILDKFRKPLSGKDRESMEKIYPYYGATSCMDYVDNYIFDGIYTLIGEDGSVAKENGLPYMQYVWGKLWVNNHAHILQGKNGFSTEMVHVMLSMTNIQHLVTGAVQAKLSQANMEKILLPIPPSEVLENIRPNIDKQYEIKRNNEDESRRLATLRDTLLPKLMSGELIVNEVEI; translated from the coding sequence ATGGAAGAGTGGAAAGAATATAAGTTAGCAGACGTCTGTTCCCGCTTACGAAGTGGGAAAGGAATAAAATCTGATTCCGTTTTGGATGCAGGGCCATATCCTGTTATTGGTGGGAATGGTATACGAGGTTATGCTAATGAGTCTAACTTTAAGGGCGAATGTGCCGTTATAGGTCGTCAAGGCGCATATTGCGGCAATGTTCGTTTCTATGAAGGAGAAGCCTATATGACAGAACATGCAGTAGTCGTTGTGGGTAACGAATTGGCCGATACACGTTTTCTTGCTTGTTTACTTTCATTGATGCATCTGGGTAATTTGTCAGCTCAATCTGCTCAACCTGGCATATCAGTTCAAACATTATCTAAGCAAATCGTTAGCCTCCCATCAATAGACTATCAAAAACGTGTATCTGCCGTAATAAAATCCCTTGATGAAAAAATCGAGGTAAATAGGCGAATAAATGATAATTTAGAGCAGCAGGCTCAGGCATTGTTTAAGTCGTGGTTTGTGGACTTCGAGCCCTTCAAGGATGGTGAGTTTGTGGAGAGTGAATTGGGAATGATTCCGAAGGGATGGAGAGTGGGAACCCTCTTTGATGTAGCAGAAATACTGGATAAATTTAGAAAGCCTTTATCTGGCAAGGATAGAGAATCTATGGAAAAAATCTATCCGTACTATGGTGCAACATCATGTATGGATTATGTCGACAATTATATATTTGATGGAATATACACCTTAATAGGAGAAGACGGAAGCGTGGCAAAAGAGAATGGTTTACCTTATATGCAATATGTGTGGGGGAAATTATGGGTTAATAATCATGCTCATATTTTACAAGGTAAGAATGGCTTTAGTACAGAAATGGTTCATGTTATGTTGTCAATGACCAATATACAACATCTTGTAACTGGCGCTGTTCAAGCAAAGTTAAGCCAAGCAAATATGGAGAAGATACTTTTACCCATACCTCCAAGTGAAGTCTTAGAAAATATAAGGCCAAACATTGACAAACAGTATGAGATAAAGAGAAATAATGAAGATGAATCCCGTCGCCTCGCGACCCTCCGTGACACCCTCCTTCCGAAGTTAATGTCTGGGGAGCTGATAGTTAATGAAGTAGAAATATAA
- a CDS encoding ATP-binding protein encodes MKRKLYNALIEWKKDPDRKPLVLEGARQVGKTWLLKEFGQNEYQNLVYVNFHDDPEAQEIFRVDLKVDRIMYLLESITNQKITAGKTLIFMDEIQEAYRGLDSLKYFCENAREQHVVVAGSLLGTTHRKGESYPVGKVNLLTLYPMTFEEFLWAKGEEKIAEMLARADWEMLQILDSKVQELLRQYYYVGGMPEAVLQYTTKGDVNKVRRIHEEILRTYDNDFAKHAGDETERIRMVWESIPNQLAKENKKFIYGAVKEGGRARDFEIAIEWLVRAGLVYKIRRCKNPEMPLKFYEDFDAFKLYLLDVGLLGAMSKASPRLMLINNGVFTEFKGAFTENYVLEQLKSMDGLDAYYFSKDNSTQEVDFLVQTAERVIPIEVKAEENVKSKSLKQFVTVDHAEKNLKGLRCSMKPYIDQDWMENIPLYGVLGYINKQIESEK; translated from the coding sequence ATGAAGAGAAAACTATATAATGCGCTGATAGAGTGGAAAAAAGATCCAGACCGCAAGCCTTTGGTGCTTGAGGGGGCTCGTCAGGTGGGTAAGACTTGGCTGCTAAAAGAGTTTGGGCAGAATGAATACCAGAATCTTGTTTATGTGAATTTCCATGATGATCCTGAAGCTCAGGAGATATTCCGAGTTGATCTTAAGGTGGATCGCATCATGTATTTACTGGAATCTATAACGAACCAAAAGATTACAGCAGGCAAGACACTGATATTCATGGACGAGATACAGGAGGCTTATAGAGGTCTTGATAGTTTAAAGTATTTCTGTGAAAATGCACGTGAGCAGCATGTTGTTGTAGCAGGTTCGCTGCTTGGAACCACTCATCGTAAAGGTGAGTCTTATCCTGTTGGCAAGGTTAATCTTCTCACACTTTATCCCATGACATTCGAGGAGTTTCTATGGGCAAAGGGCGAAGAAAAAATTGCTGAGATGTTGGCACGTGCAGATTGGGAGATGTTGCAGATATTGGATTCCAAGGTTCAGGAACTACTCCGCCAATACTATTATGTAGGCGGAATGCCTGAGGCTGTGTTGCAATATACCACAAAGGGTGATGTAAATAAGGTACGCCGGATACACGAGGAAATCCTGCGAACATACGATAACGACTTTGCCAAGCACGCTGGTGATGAAACAGAACGCATTCGCATGGTATGGGAAAGTATTCCCAATCAACTTGCTAAAGAAAACAAGAAATTCATCTATGGTGCTGTGAAGGAGGGCGGAAGGGCTCGCGATTTTGAAATCGCAATAGAGTGGCTTGTCAGGGCAGGTCTTGTGTATAAGATCCGTAGATGTAAGAATCCTGAGATGCCATTGAAGTTCTATGAAGATTTCGATGCATTCAAACTATATCTTTTGGATGTTGGACTATTAGGAGCTATGTCTAAGGCCAGCCCGAGACTCATGCTCATTAACAATGGTGTATTTACAGAATTCAAAGGTGCTTTCACAGAAAATTACGTATTGGAACAATTGAAATCTATGGACGGTTTGGATGCCTATTATTTCAGCAAGGATAATTCTACGCAGGAAGTTGATTTCTTGGTTCAGACAGCCGAGCGCGTAATCCCCATTGAGGTTAAGGCAGAGGAGAACGTGAAGAGTAAGTCGCTGAAGCAGTTTGTTACGGTAGATCATGCAGAAAAGAATCTGAAGGGTCTGCGTTGTTCCATGAAACCCTACATTGATCAGGACTGGATGGAGAATATACCACTTTATGGGGTTCTGGGATACATCAACAAACAAATAGAGAGTGAAAAGTAA
- a CDS encoding type I restriction-modification system subunit M — protein MAKKENTTSIGFEDAIWRAADKLRGNLNASEYEGVVLGLIFLKYISDKFEVKFAELSQDEYADVEDKDEYEADGVFFVPQEARWNVISLAAHTPQIGKVIDDALQAIERENNKLKGVLPSNYARPELDKRRLGDVVDLFTNIHMLASGDEKDLLGRVYEYCLQKFASMEGKNAGEFYTPSCIVRTIVEVLQPYEGRVYDPCCGSGGMFVQSAKFIENHQKDLRHISIYGQEANPSTWKMAHMNVAIRGLEANLGQSYADTFFNDQHPTLKADFIMANPPFNLSDWGADKLANDKRWQYGIPPAGNANFAWMQHMIHHLSPTGRIGLVLANGALSSQTGGEGTIRQKIVEADLVEGIIALPSQLFYSTGIPVSLWFLSRNKQQAGKVLFIDARNMGTMVTRAVRELMEPDIRKIADTFESFRNGTLEDEAGFCAVKTLQDIKAQDFILTPGRYVGIAEQEDDGEPFAEKMQRLTSELSGLFAESHRLEDEIKKQLGSIGFALKE, from the coding sequence ATGGCAAAGAAAGAAAATACAACCTCAATAGGATTTGAGGATGCGATATGGAGGGCTGCGGATAAGCTTAGAGGAAATCTCAACGCCTCTGAATACGAGGGCGTGGTGCTTGGACTTATCTTCCTCAAATATATCAGCGATAAGTTCGAGGTAAAGTTTGCAGAGCTATCCCAAGATGAATATGCTGATGTGGAAGATAAAGACGAATACGAGGCTGATGGTGTATTCTTTGTTCCTCAGGAAGCACGCTGGAATGTAATCTCCTTAGCAGCTCACACCCCACAGATAGGCAAAGTAATCGACGATGCCCTGCAAGCCATTGAGCGCGAGAATAACAAACTGAAGGGCGTATTGCCCAGCAATTATGCTCGCCCAGAACTGGACAAACGACGCTTGGGCGATGTGGTAGATCTCTTTACCAATATCCACATGTTGGCATCAGGCGACGAAAAGGACCTGCTGGGACGCGTCTATGAATACTGTCTGCAGAAGTTTGCCTCGATGGAAGGTAAGAATGCAGGCGAATTCTACACTCCCAGCTGTATTGTCCGTACCATTGTAGAGGTGTTGCAGCCATACGAAGGTCGTGTTTATGACCCCTGCTGTGGTAGTGGTGGCATGTTTGTGCAGAGCGCCAAGTTTATCGAGAATCATCAGAAAGACCTGCGCCACATCAGCATCTATGGTCAGGAGGCCAACCCCTCTACCTGGAAGATGGCCCATATGAATGTAGCCATTCGTGGGTTGGAGGCCAATCTGGGTCAATCATACGCAGACACCTTCTTCAATGATCAGCATCCCACCTTGAAAGCAGACTTTATCATGGCTAATCCTCCTTTCAATCTCAGCGATTGGGGAGCAGATAAGTTGGCTAACGACAAGCGCTGGCAATATGGCATACCACCAGCAGGTAATGCCAACTTTGCTTGGATGCAGCACATGATTCACCATCTTTCACCCACAGGCCGTATTGGTTTGGTATTGGCCAATGGTGCTTTGAGCAGTCAGACTGGAGGTGAAGGCACCATCCGTCAGAAGATAGTAGAAGCAGACCTTGTAGAAGGTATCATTGCCCTGCCCAGCCAGCTTTTCTATAGCACAGGTATTCCTGTATCGCTGTGGTTCCTCTCTCGCAACAAGCAACAAGCAGGTAAGGTGCTCTTCATTGATGCAAGGAATATGGGTACGATGGTGACTCGTGCCGTTCGTGAATTGATGGAGCCCGATATCCGTAAGATTGCAGACACCTTCGAAAGTTTCCGCAATGGCACCCTTGAAGATGAAGCAGGCTTTTGCGCTGTGAAAACCCTACAGGACATCAAGGCTCAGGACTTCATCCTCACTCCAGGTCGCTATGTGGGTATCGCAGAGCAGGAAGACGATGGTGAACCATTTGCAGAAAAGATGCAGCGCCTGACCTCAGAGCTTAGTGGTCTCTTTGCAGAAAGCCATCGCTTGGAGGACGAGATTAAGAAGCAGTTAGGAAGTATTGGGTTTGCTCTTAAAGAATAG